A window of Pelagicoccus enzymogenes contains these coding sequences:
- a CDS encoding phosphoribosylaminoimidazolesuccinocarboxamide synthase: MISGEDLKAALPTEPVRDLIEPIDAPKIASGKVREIYDLDDSVLLVATDRISAFDVVLPGGIPGRGLILTQLSHFWFEQTKGIAPNHIIPNEEEILRDSLKLSRDSQLRSMAVRKLKPLEIECVVRGYIAGSGWESYRQNRTVCGIELPAGLQLASQLPEPIFTPTTKASEGHDMPVTPEEAANIVGQDIFEQVREISLKLYDFGSKLAAKAGIILADTKFEFGTDEDGTIYLIDEVLTPDSSRYWDAAEYKVGSSPASFDKQIIRDYLETLKDWNKTAPGPELPPEIVAKAQSRYLEVYSKLVSVV; the protein is encoded by the coding sequence ATGATTTCCGGCGAAGACCTAAAAGCAGCCCTCCCAACCGAGCCCGTACGCGACCTCATCGAACCTATCGACGCGCCCAAGATCGCCTCCGGCAAGGTTCGGGAAATCTATGACCTCGACGACTCCGTGCTGCTGGTAGCCACCGACCGCATCTCCGCCTTCGACGTCGTCCTGCCCGGCGGCATTCCCGGCCGCGGCCTCATCCTCACCCAGCTCAGCCACTTCTGGTTCGAGCAAACCAAAGGAATCGCCCCCAACCACATCATTCCCAACGAGGAAGAAATCCTGCGCGACTCCCTCAAACTCTCCCGCGACTCCCAGCTTCGCTCCATGGCCGTTCGCAAGCTCAAGCCCCTCGAGATCGAGTGCGTAGTACGCGGCTACATCGCCGGATCCGGTTGGGAATCCTACAGGCAAAACCGCACCGTCTGCGGTATCGAATTGCCCGCAGGCTTGCAGCTGGCATCCCAACTCCCCGAGCCCATTTTCACCCCGACCACCAAGGCCAGCGAAGGACACGACATGCCCGTCACGCCCGAGGAGGCCGCCAACATCGTCGGTCAAGACATCTTCGAGCAAGTTCGCGAAATCAGCCTCAAGCTCTACGACTTCGGCAGCAAGCTCGCTGCCAAGGCCGGTATCATCCTCGCGGATACAAAATTCGAGTTCGGCACCGACGAAGACGGCACCATCTATCTCATCGACGAAGTCCTCACCCCCGACTCCTCCCGCTACTGGGACGCCGCAGAGTACAAGGTCGGCAGCAGCCCCGCCAGCTTCGACAAGCAAATCATCCGCGACTACCTCGAAACCCTGAAGGACTGGAACAAGACCGCCCCCGGCCCCGAACTTCCTCCGGAAATCGTGGCCAAGGCCCAGTCCCGCTACCTCGAAGTCTACAGCAAGCTCGTCAGCGTCGTTTAA
- a CDS encoding YecH family metal-binding protein, with translation MSKFTDLRKPDIHAHEILEMMIRTGKTYTNESLSAEIVEAFGEDATFHTCSGHGLDAYDIVQHLWMKGKFYGNPEAFVFRPGDRCSH, from the coding sequence ATGAGCAAATTCACAGACCTGAGAAAGCCGGATATTCACGCCCACGAGATACTTGAGATGATGATCCGTACTGGGAAAACGTATACGAACGAAAGCCTGTCGGCTGAGATTGTGGAGGCGTTTGGCGAAGACGCCACTTTCCACACCTGTTCCGGACATGGGCTCGACGCTTACGATATCGTGCAGCACCTTTGGATGAAGGGAAAGTTCTACGGCAATCCGGAAGCGTTCGTTTTTCGTCCCGGAGACCGCTGTAGCCACTAG
- a CDS encoding 4Fe-4S binding protein, translated as MSDGKRQFSRRDFFSNFLKHVREDAEQRTEGGRDRPSAEPKYRTAVIQGRYCLAYQNNFCSVCSERCPEEGAIVTERGIPRVDADACTGCGICHDLCPAPRNAILLLD; from the coding sequence ATGTCAGACGGCAAGCGACAGTTTTCCCGCCGGGACTTCTTCAGCAACTTCCTCAAGCACGTTCGCGAGGATGCGGAGCAGCGGACGGAGGGCGGCCGAGATCGCCCGAGCGCCGAGCCGAAGTATCGGACTGCCGTGATTCAGGGGCGCTACTGTCTGGCTTACCAAAACAACTTTTGCTCGGTTTGCTCCGAACGTTGTCCGGAAGAGGGGGCGATCGTGACGGAGCGGGGGATTCCGCGCGTGGATGCGGATGCCTGCACCGGCTGCGGCATTTGCCACGATCTATGTCCGGCTCCTCGGAATGCGATTCTCCTGCTTGATTGA
- a CDS encoding nitrate reductase cytochrome c-type subunit translates to MNAPNPKRNKSTAATTVLVAAVFTVSVSGFFMGLRQTVSESSAQLVLTEKSHGETDTHSAAIPAPSYSEIGKAGYSPNAAWKSRLSDLAPNDAFDSMVTSDVEELRFRRERRRAYDGAPPVVPHPIDQHTAESCLQCHGQALRIGDVVAPAISHPEYTSCTQCHVSTKGLGSQWNTADFDLHTGNRFGGYHQALQGKKAYPDSPPTIPHNVHMRQNCMSCHGPLGTSPIRTSHPERQSCNQCHVPGLEVDKTNFSESPFPFWERLSEGEASE, encoded by the coding sequence ATGAACGCCCCTAACCCCAAACGAAACAAGTCGACGGCGGCGACTACCGTGCTGGTGGCCGCGGTGTTCACCGTGTCGGTAAGCGGCTTCTTCATGGGCTTGCGCCAAACGGTGAGCGAATCGAGCGCCCAGCTTGTATTGACAGAAAAGAGTCATGGAGAAACGGATACGCATTCGGCGGCGATCCCTGCTCCGAGCTATTCCGAAATCGGGAAGGCTGGTTACAGTCCGAATGCGGCTTGGAAGAGTCGCTTGAGCGATCTCGCTCCGAACGATGCCTTTGATTCGATGGTGACTTCGGATGTCGAGGAGCTGCGTTTTCGCCGCGAGAGACGTCGGGCTTACGATGGGGCTCCCCCTGTCGTGCCGCATCCGATTGACCAACACACCGCCGAAAGCTGTTTGCAGTGCCATGGTCAAGCCTTGCGAATTGGGGACGTGGTAGCTCCGGCGATATCGCATCCTGAATATACGAGTTGCACGCAATGCCATGTATCCACCAAGGGCTTGGGTAGCCAATGGAACACTGCGGACTTCGACCTGCATACGGGCAATCGATTCGGCGGTTACCATCAGGCCTTGCAAGGGAAGAAGGCGTATCCGGATTCGCCGCCGACCATTCCTCACAATGTGCACATGCGGCAAAATTGTATGAGTTGTCATGGACCGTTGGGCACCAGTCCGATCCGCACCAGCCATCCGGAGCGCCAAAGCTGCAACCAGTGCCATGTGCCTGGCCTAGAGGTCGATAAGACGAATTTTTCAGAGTCGCCCTTCCCGTTTTGGGAGCGCTTGTCCGAGGGGGAGGCTTCGGAGTAG
- a CDS encoding molybdopterin-dependent oxidoreductase, producing MTIDRRHFLKQTAMAAAVAAAHQRAFGKYENTQLEAAQGADGVKWDKAPCRFCGTGCHVRVGVKDDKVVAIQGEQLAEVNKGLLCVKGYHVGGILYGKDRLTQPQLRRNGKLETISWDEAIDVIAKRIYDKPEQFAIYGSGQWTIPEGYAAQKFIKGGLSNNHIDPNARLCMASAVTGYLSTHGVDEPAGCYTDLDECDVLIMWGNNPAEMHPVLFSRVIDRRSKGEKVTLIDIGTRRTRTSEYSDEYLEFRPQTDLAIANGIAHLLIENGTYDKQFVERFCNFRKDTEEASLFGQASTFEEYAELLKPYTPEYVSQLSGVPVDKIRLLGELFGRKDIRITSLWCMGVNQHTRGTNMNRLLHGIHLLSGHFGKPGDAPTSLTGQPSACGTAREVGTLAHALPGGRVVANESHRRDCEEVWNMPAGRINPKPGYHTVKMWEQFCTPTEEGGDISTVWVQVTNPGHTLPHLKKHFTNKAGLKDKFLIVSEVYPTATTKLADLVLPAAMWVEKNGVYGNSERRTQQWFKMVNPPGQARDDCWMTIAVARRLFEMGHPGMKDKDGNFIFSIQDESGAEVPVWEWERYYEVNADKQLFEEYRKLTYLKHKDVAPYDELVKARGLRWPVVKKADGKWHETPFRFMEFSDSYVEKGKQLQFYHSVTKDDKALIWFCPYEPATEEPDEAYPLWLCTGRVLEHWHSGTMTRRVPQLRNAMPHAYVEMHPEDAAAQGLGNGDLAVIETRRGKIELPVWLNGRGRPPKGTVFVPFFDENLLINEITLGDIDPISKEPDYKKCAAVVYKRPAGSRAGSPSPIR from the coding sequence ATGACAATCGATCGTCGTCACTTCTTGAAGCAAACCGCTATGGCTGCGGCAGTAGCCGCCGCTCACCAACGTGCCTTCGGAAAGTATGAAAACACGCAGCTGGAGGCTGCCCAAGGAGCGGACGGGGTGAAGTGGGACAAGGCACCCTGCCGGTTTTGCGGGACGGGCTGCCATGTAAGGGTGGGCGTGAAGGACGACAAGGTGGTCGCTATCCAAGGCGAGCAGCTGGCCGAGGTGAACAAGGGCCTGCTTTGCGTGAAGGGCTACCATGTTGGCGGCATTTTGTATGGCAAGGACCGGCTCACCCAGCCGCAGTTGCGTCGTAATGGAAAGTTGGAGACGATATCCTGGGACGAGGCGATCGACGTGATTGCCAAGCGCATTTACGACAAGCCCGAGCAATTCGCCATCTACGGCAGCGGCCAATGGACAATACCCGAAGGATACGCGGCCCAAAAGTTTATCAAGGGTGGTCTGTCCAACAACCACATCGACCCGAACGCCCGCTTGTGCATGGCGTCGGCGGTAACGGGATACTTGTCCACCCACGGGGTCGACGAACCTGCGGGCTGCTACACGGATCTCGACGAGTGCGACGTGCTGATCATGTGGGGAAACAATCCTGCGGAGATGCATCCGGTGCTGTTTTCGCGAGTGATCGACCGCCGCTCCAAGGGGGAAAAGGTCACGCTGATCGATATCGGTACGCGCCGTACGCGGACGAGCGAATACAGCGACGAGTACCTGGAGTTCCGACCGCAGACGGACCTAGCGATCGCCAACGGAATCGCCCATCTACTCATCGAAAACGGAACCTACGACAAGCAGTTCGTGGAGCGTTTCTGTAATTTCAGAAAGGATACGGAGGAGGCGTCGCTTTTTGGCCAAGCCAGCACGTTCGAGGAATATGCGGAGCTCTTGAAGCCTTACACCCCGGAGTACGTTTCGCAGCTATCAGGTGTACCCGTAGATAAAATACGGCTGCTCGGAGAGCTTTTCGGTCGCAAGGATATCCGCATCACCAGCCTTTGGTGCATGGGAGTGAACCAGCATACCCGCGGTACGAACATGAACCGCTTGCTGCATGGCATTCATTTGCTGAGCGGACATTTCGGCAAGCCTGGCGACGCGCCGACCAGCCTGACTGGGCAACCGTCGGCTTGTGGCACGGCTCGCGAGGTCGGCACGCTGGCCCACGCCCTGCCCGGCGGTCGCGTGGTGGCCAACGAAAGCCATCGCCGCGACTGCGAGGAGGTTTGGAACATGCCAGCGGGGCGAATCAATCCCAAGCCCGGCTACCACACGGTGAAGATGTGGGAGCAGTTTTGCACGCCGACCGAAGAGGGCGGGGACATATCCACGGTTTGGGTACAAGTTACGAATCCCGGACATACCTTGCCCCACCTAAAGAAGCACTTTACGAACAAGGCAGGCTTGAAGGACAAGTTCCTCATCGTTTCGGAAGTCTATCCGACGGCTACGACCAAGTTGGCGGACCTCGTTTTGCCTGCGGCTATGTGGGTCGAGAAGAATGGGGTTTACGGAAACAGCGAGCGACGCACCCAGCAGTGGTTCAAGATGGTCAATCCTCCTGGCCAAGCCCGCGACGATTGTTGGATGACGATCGCGGTGGCGCGACGGCTTTTCGAGATGGGTCATCCCGGCATGAAGGACAAGGACGGCAATTTCATCTTTAGCATCCAGGACGAGTCCGGAGCGGAGGTGCCTGTTTGGGAATGGGAGCGCTATTACGAGGTCAACGCCGACAAGCAGCTCTTCGAGGAGTACCGCAAGCTGACGTATTTGAAACACAAGGACGTAGCGCCCTACGACGAACTCGTGAAGGCTCGCGGCTTGCGTTGGCCGGTGGTCAAGAAGGCGGACGGCAAGTGGCATGAAACGCCCTTCCGCTTCATGGAGTTCAGCGACTCTTACGTGGAAAAGGGCAAGCAGCTGCAATTCTACCATTCCGTGACCAAGGACGACAAGGCGCTCATTTGGTTTTGTCCCTACGAGCCGGCCACGGAAGAGCCGGACGAAGCGTATCCGCTTTGGCTTTGTACCGGCCGCGTGCTCGAGCACTGGCACTCTGGCACCATGACCCGTCGCGTACCGCAGCTGCGTAATGCCATGCCGCACGCGTACGTGGAAATGCACCCCGAGGACGCGGCAGCACAGGGATTGGGCAATGGCGATTTGGCGGTGATTGAAACGCGTCGCGGCAAGATAGAGCTGCCGGTCTGGCTTAATGGACGCGGGCGCCCGCCGAAGGGAACGGTTTTCGTTCCCTTCTTCGACGAGAACTTGCTCATCAACGAGATCACGCTCGGCGACATCGACCCTATCTCGAAAGAACCCGACTACAAGAAGTGCGCGGCGGTGGTCTACAAACGTCCCGCAGGATCTCGAGCTGGGAGCCCTTCCCCGATTCGTTAA
- a CDS encoding 4Fe-4S dicluster domain-containing protein, with product MTDVKKTSGISRRTAVKGIGATLGAAAFAKAIAPLTSWAANQSIDEFLQKHYQELTPAQMQKVLKRLEEDTKKDYGAEVTITDPKPQPGVKFGYALNLSICVGCRKCAQACHVENNHDRKSGNSYIRVLEMKKGSLDIEHGKVDYKGPVPKSDSFYMPVQCQQCDNPPCVDVCPVEATWKEKDGIVAVDYNWCIGCRYCEAACPYHARRFNWTKPEIPQEEITPVQGYLSNRVRPQGVMEKCTFCMHKTRNGELPACLQACPTGARVFGNLLDPESEIRWVLENKRVFVLKEELGTKPSFYYFFDE from the coding sequence ATGACAGACGTGAAAAAGACTTCCGGCATCAGCCGCCGCACCGCCGTCAAAGGCATCGGCGCCACCCTTGGGGCCGCCGCCTTCGCCAAGGCTATCGCCCCGCTCACCAGCTGGGCCGCCAACCAATCCATCGACGAGTTCCTGCAAAAGCACTACCAAGAGCTCACTCCCGCACAGATGCAGAAGGTCCTCAAGCGGCTGGAGGAGGACACCAAAAAAGACTACGGAGCCGAGGTCACCATCACCGACCCCAAGCCTCAGCCGGGCGTCAAGTTCGGCTACGCCCTCAACCTCTCCATTTGCGTGGGCTGCCGCAAGTGCGCCCAAGCCTGCCACGTCGAAAACAACCATGACCGCAAGTCCGGCAATTCCTACATTCGGGTGCTGGAAATGAAGAAAGGCTCCCTCGACATCGAGCACGGCAAGGTCGACTACAAAGGCCCCGTCCCCAAGTCCGACTCCTTCTACATGCCGGTCCAGTGCCAGCAGTGCGACAACCCGCCTTGCGTAGACGTCTGCCCCGTCGAGGCCACCTGGAAGGAAAAGGACGGCATCGTCGCCGTAGACTACAACTGGTGCATCGGCTGCCGCTACTGCGAAGCCGCCTGCCCCTACCACGCCCGCCGCTTCAACTGGACCAAGCCAGAAATCCCCCAGGAAGAAATCACTCCCGTGCAAGGCTACCTCTCGAACCGAGTCCGTCCGCAAGGCGTCATGGAGAAATGTACCTTCTGCATGCACAAGACCCGCAACGGGGAGCTCCCCGCCTGCCTTCAAGCCTGCCCCACCGGCGCCCGCGTCTTCGGCAACCTGCTCGACCCCGAGTCCGAGATCCGCTGGGTCCTGGAAAACAAGCGCGTCTTCGTGCTCAAGGAAGAGCTCGGCACCAAACCCAGCTTCTACTACTTCTTCGATGAATAA
- the dsrP gene encoding sulfate reduction electron transfer complex DsrMKJOP subunit DsrP: MNKPAATLPPPHLSHLNSYPRFIWRMMVLATEGNWLFYAWMIGLSAVALVGLNAWAIQVTNGMGVTNMSDHVSWGLYIANFTFMVGLAAGGVMMVIPAYLYHDDDMHDVVIIGELLAIAAIVMCIGFVVVDLGRPDRVWHMLPGIGKFHFPVSMLTWDVIVLNGYLLINLHICGYLLYQRYRGRRPNPKIYVPVVFLSIGWAISIHTVTAFLYQGLGGRPFWNTALLAPRFLTSAFVSGPAFIILALEAIRYLSSYKVGDGAIRILVNIMRVTILINLLMLASEVFTEFYTGGSHTAAARYLYFGLHGFDALVPWIWSSIVLTLLAALLLLCPKVHKHPVMLVTACCFAFAGIWIEKGMGLIIPGFIPSTLHEIVEYTPNGIEWRISAGIWAAGLMIYTLAIRVAMPIFSGEVSLKKDIEDHA; the protein is encoded by the coding sequence ATGAATAAGCCCGCCGCCACTCTTCCCCCACCCCACCTCAGCCATCTGAACAGCTACCCGCGCTTCATCTGGCGCATGATGGTTCTGGCCACCGAGGGCAATTGGCTTTTCTACGCCTGGATGATCGGTCTCTCCGCCGTCGCCCTCGTCGGGCTCAACGCCTGGGCCATCCAAGTCACCAACGGCATGGGCGTCACCAACATGTCCGACCACGTCTCCTGGGGGCTCTACATCGCCAACTTCACCTTCATGGTCGGCCTCGCCGCGGGCGGGGTCATGATGGTCATCCCCGCCTATCTTTACCACGACGACGACATGCACGACGTCGTCATCATCGGCGAGCTGCTCGCCATCGCCGCCATCGTCATGTGCATCGGCTTCGTGGTGGTCGACCTCGGCCGCCCTGACCGCGTCTGGCACATGCTGCCGGGCATCGGAAAATTCCACTTCCCCGTCTCCATGCTCACCTGGGACGTCATCGTGCTCAACGGCTACCTGCTCATCAACCTGCACATCTGCGGCTACTTGCTCTACCAACGCTACCGCGGCCGCCGTCCCAACCCCAAAATCTACGTGCCCGTGGTCTTCCTCTCCATCGGCTGGGCCATCTCCATCCACACCGTTACCGCCTTCCTCTACCAAGGCCTCGGCGGGCGCCCCTTCTGGAACACCGCCCTGCTCGCCCCACGCTTCCTCACCTCTGCCTTCGTCTCCGGCCCCGCCTTCATCATCCTCGCCCTCGAAGCCATCCGCTACCTCAGCAGCTACAAGGTAGGCGACGGGGCCATCCGCATCCTCGTAAACATCATGCGGGTGACCATCCTCATAAACCTGCTGATGCTGGCCTCCGAGGTGTTCACCGAATTCTACACCGGCGGCTCCCACACCGCCGCCGCCCGCTACCTCTATTTCGGCCTGCACGGCTTCGACGCACTCGTGCCCTGGATCTGGAGCTCCATCGTGCTCACCCTCCTCGCCGCCCTCCTGCTGCTCTGCCCCAAGGTCCACAAACACCCCGTCATGCTGGTCACCGCCTGCTGCTTCGCCTTCGCCGGCATCTGGATCGAAAAAGGCATGGGCCTCATCATTCCCGGCTTCATTCCCTCCACCCTGCACGAAATCGTGGAGTACACGCCCAACGGTATCGAGTGGCGCATCTCCGCCGGCATCTGGGCCGCCGGACTGATGATCTACACCCTCGCCATCCGCGTGGCCATGCCGATCTTCTCTGGGGAAGTCTCCCTCAAGAAAGACATCGAGGACCACGCGTGA
- a CDS encoding RrF2 family transcriptional regulator, with product MLKYGKTAQNAIMAISHLAEVYDGGTTRLSSRDIARNRNLPQPIVAKLLVNLSQAGLVQGAPGPKGGYWLAKNPAEISLYEIVSTFEKVGDTLSCPFGTGACDASVPCPLHHKLLELDKQLVDFLNESKLDAFSKHLPRQPVF from the coding sequence ATGCTCAAGTACGGCAAAACTGCCCAAAACGCCATCATGGCCATCAGCCACCTCGCCGAGGTCTACGATGGCGGCACCACACGCTTGAGCTCAAGGGACATCGCCCGAAACCGGAACCTCCCGCAACCCATCGTCGCCAAGCTGCTGGTAAACCTCTCGCAAGCCGGACTTGTGCAAGGCGCGCCCGGCCCCAAAGGAGGCTACTGGCTCGCCAAAAACCCCGCTGAAATCAGCCTCTACGAAATCGTCTCCACCTTCGAAAAAGTAGGCGACACCCTCTCATGCCCATTCGGCACAGGCGCCTGCGACGCAAGCGTTCCTTGCCCCCTCCACCACAAGCTGCTGGAGCTGGACAAGCAGCTCGTCGACTTCCTCAACGAAAGCAAGCTCGACGCCTTTTCCAAGCACCTCCCCCGCCAGCCCGTGTTTTAA
- a CDS encoding ArsR/SmtB family transcription factor, with product MVNRSSLDETFHALADPTRRAILEEIAKGDPTVGELGRPFAMSAPAISKHLKVLERAGLVTRVREGKVNRFRLNSECLEAACELMRDLSELWRDRDEAVEAENEVAPVVVEDDEMWKY from the coding sequence ATGGTTAATAGAAGCTCGCTAGATGAAACCTTTCATGCCTTAGCAGATCCGACTCGCCGGGCGATTTTGGAGGAGATCGCCAAGGGCGATCCAACGGTGGGAGAGTTGGGGCGTCCGTTTGCGATGTCGGCGCCGGCGATTTCCAAGCATCTGAAAGTGTTGGAACGGGCGGGCTTGGTGACGCGGGTGAGGGAGGGGAAGGTCAATCGCTTCCGCTTAAACTCTGAGTGTTTGGAAGCGGCCTGCGAGCTTATGCGAGACTTGTCGGAGCTTTGGCGGGACCGGGACGAGGCGGTGGAGGCCGAGAACGAAGTGGCACCGGTCGTGGTCGAGGACGACGAGATGTGGAAGTACTAG